In Streptomyces longhuiensis, the following proteins share a genomic window:
- a CDS encoding SpoIIE family protein phosphatase codes for MDAHEPPPEREGYGGAGAAPPGGLLDLLNVAAVVLDAGGRIVFWSPQADEVFGYAAEEALGRYAARLLVHEEQRDLVIRLFAEVMETGESWAGAFPIRHKDGKTRLVEFRNMRLVDDLGDIYALGIAADRSTLQRVETDLALSQRLVSQAPIGIALLDTDLRYVLVNPELERINGIPAADHLGRHPHDILTALDVDSIESAMRKALLTGIPLIDQHTVGRTRADPDHDHAWSVSHYRLEDASGRVIGVANSVIDVSERHQAATEADRARRRLTMIADASARVGTTLEVEHTAQELVEVAVPDLADVASVDVLETALALRRSAPSEGPELFRPLAVAAAYATPAAVALQAVDHAPHGADRLITQCVHTGRPVLVSHTGPEDLERIALSAESAAVFTQAGVHSYLAVPLIARDEVLGAFGLLRARNQLPFDEDDVLLAVELAARAGVAIDNAGLYQSVRSTAETLQRSLLPGELPQPTGLNVASYYQPAQASSEVGGDWYDVIPLARDKTALVIGDVMGNGIDAAATMGRLRTATSAFADLDLAPAEVLRHLDKITCGLEHYIATCIYATYDPHTHRCHIANAGHLPPVLVPSGRLPELLELAPGAPLGVGGVPFHTTAFDLNPGDRIVLYTDGLVETRHHHIDERLNTLLRTLKEPRRPLDDTCRWLVDVLRDTDDHDDVALLIAQATLDVPERHPRST; via the coding sequence ATGGATGCACACGAGCCACCCCCGGAGCGGGAGGGGTACGGCGGGGCGGGGGCGGCCCCGCCGGGCGGGTTGCTCGACCTGCTCAACGTGGCTGCGGTCGTGCTGGACGCCGGTGGGAGGATCGTGTTCTGGAGCCCACAGGCCGATGAGGTGTTCGGCTACGCGGCCGAAGAGGCTCTGGGCCGGTACGCGGCTCGTCTGCTGGTCCACGAGGAGCAGCGCGACCTGGTGATCAGGCTGTTCGCCGAGGTGATGGAGACCGGTGAGAGCTGGGCGGGCGCGTTCCCGATCCGTCACAAGGACGGCAAGACTCGCCTGGTGGAGTTCCGCAACATGCGCCTGGTGGACGACCTCGGCGACATCTACGCCCTCGGCATCGCTGCCGATCGGAGCACACTGCAGCGGGTGGAGACCGACCTGGCCCTGTCACAGCGCCTGGTCTCGCAGGCCCCCATCGGCATCGCCCTGCTGGACACCGACCTGCGCTATGTGCTGGTCAACCCGGAGCTGGAGCGCATCAACGGCATCCCGGCCGCCGATCACCTCGGCCGGCACCCGCACGACATCCTCACAGCGCTCGACGTCGACTCGATCGAGTCCGCAATGCGCAAGGCGCTGCTCACCGGCATCCCCCTGATCGACCAGCACACCGTCGGCCGCACCCGCGCCGACCCGGACCACGATCACGCGTGGTCGGTGTCGCACTACCGGCTCGAAGACGCCAGCGGGCGCGTGATCGGTGTGGCGAACTCCGTCATCGATGTCAGCGAACGCCACCAGGCCGCCACCGAGGCGGACCGGGCCCGGCGCCGCCTGACCATGATCGCCGATGCGTCCGCCCGCGTCGGCACGACCCTGGAGGTGGAGCACACCGCCCAGGAACTCGTGGAGGTCGCGGTACCCGACCTTGCCGACGTCGCCTCGGTCGATGTCCTCGAGACCGCTCTGGCCCTGCGCCGCTCCGCTCCCTCCGAAGGCCCGGAGCTGTTTCGCCCGCTCGCCGTGGCCGCTGCTTACGCCACCCCAGCCGCAGTTGCCCTGCAGGCCGTCGACCACGCACCGCACGGCGCGGACCGACTGATCACCCAATGCGTTCACACCGGTCGGCCCGTCCTCGTCTCCCACACCGGACCGGAAGATCTGGAACGCATCGCCCTCAGCGCCGAGAGCGCAGCCGTCTTCACCCAGGCAGGCGTGCACTCCTACCTCGCGGTCCCACTGATCGCCCGCGACGAGGTCCTCGGCGCTTTTGGTCTCCTGCGGGCACGCAACCAACTCCCGTTCGACGAGGACGATGTGCTGCTCGCCGTAGAACTGGCTGCCCGCGCGGGCGTCGCCATCGACAACGCCGGCCTGTACCAGAGCGTCCGCAGTACGGCCGAAACCCTCCAGCGAAGCCTCCTGCCCGGCGAGCTCCCACAGCCCACCGGCCTGAACGTCGCCTCCTACTACCAGCCCGCCCAGGCATCAAGCGAGGTCGGCGGCGACTGGTACGACGTCATCCCCCTCGCCCGCGACAAGACCGCGCTGGTGATCGGTGACGTCATGGGCAACGGCATCGACGCCGCCGCCACCATGGGCCGCCTGCGCACCGCCACGTCCGCGTTCGCCGACCTCGACCTGGCTCCCGCCGAGGTCCTTCGACATCTCGACAAGATCACGTGCGGACTCGAGCACTACATCGCCACCTGCATCTACGCCACCTACGACCCTCACACCCACCGGTGTCACATCGCGAACGCCGGACACCTCCCGCCCGTCCTCGTGCCATCCGGACGACTCCCCGAACTCCTCGAACTGGCCCCTGGCGCACCCCTCGGCGTCGGCGGCGTCCCCTTCCACACCACCGCGTTCGACCTGAATCCCGGCGACCGGATCGTCCTCTACACCGACGGCCTCGTCGAAACCCGCCACCACCACATCGACGAGCGCCTCAACACCCTCCTGCGCACCCTGAAAGAACCCCGCAGACCGCTCGACGACACCTGCCGGTGGCTCGTCGACGTCCTTCGGGACACCGACGACCACGACGACGTCGCCCTCCTCATCGCACAGGCCACACTCGACGTCCCCGAGCGGCACCCGCGCTCCACTTGA
- a CDS encoding plasmid mobilization protein produces MASKKQINVRVDADVYEGIEQRAAAVGMEVNEYARQVLADEANDLRHRFLDAGAHFAGQWGPQFAEEFGQGTSPRGQAA; encoded by the coding sequence ATGGCATCGAAGAAGCAGATCAATGTGCGCGTCGATGCGGACGTGTACGAGGGCATCGAGCAGCGAGCGGCGGCCGTGGGGATGGAGGTCAACGAGTACGCCCGTCAGGTCCTGGCCGACGAGGCGAATGATCTACGCCACCGCTTCCTCGACGCGGGAGCGCACTTTGCCGGCCAGTGGGGTCCCCAATTCGCCGAGGAGTTCGGGCAGGGCACCTCGCCGCGCGGGCAGGCCGCGTGA
- a CDS encoding STAS domain-containing protein: MSQLRIRTRTTPSGPVIELAGELDHDSAPEIRDLLPGLPIKHGQQLVVDLGGLTLCDSSGISVLIAARNVALDAHSTIVLTAVPDMVSRTLSMVGLDQVFPTRPTAQAAEAAWTPATG, from the coding sequence GTGAGTCAGCTGAGAATCCGTACACGGACCACCCCGTCCGGCCCCGTCATCGAACTGGCCGGCGAACTCGACCACGACAGCGCACCCGAGATCCGCGACCTCCTCCCGGGCTTGCCCATCAAGCACGGCCAGCAGCTGGTCGTCGACCTCGGCGGCCTCACCCTCTGCGACTCCAGCGGCATCAGCGTTCTGATCGCCGCTCGCAACGTCGCCCTCGATGCCCACTCCACCATCGTCTTGACCGCTGTCCCCGACATGGTCAGCAGGACTCTCAGCATGGTCGGCTTGGACCAGGTCTTCCCCACCCGTCCCACCGCCCAGGCAGCCGAAGCCGCTTGGACACCTGCGACCGGCTGA
- a CDS encoding DUF6131 family protein: MIVLGIILLVVGLVTGIGILWTIGVVLLVIGCILWILGAVGHAVGGRRHYW; the protein is encoded by the coding sequence ATGATTGTCTTGGGGATCATCCTGCTCGTCGTCGGACTTGTCACGGGGATCGGCATCCTGTGGACCATCGGTGTCGTCCTCCTGGTCATCGGGTGCATCCTCTGGATTCTCGGCGCGGTTGGTCACGCGGTGGGTGGGCGTCGGCATTATTGGTAG
- a CDS encoding TerC family protein, translating to MLDVPFWLWAAFVVTVVVSLAVDLLAHREAHVIGFKEAAAWSGVWVGLALAFGAVVFLVLGATSGVEYTTAWLLEKSLSVDNLFVFALIFAYFKVPRAYQHRVLFFGVVGALVFRGVFLAAGVAVVSRFTAVLLAFAAVLFYSTYKILKEEEESFDPGRSIAVRLLRKVMPVRDEYAGMKFFVREAGKRIATPLLAVVAAIEAADLVFAVDSVPAVLAVSNDAFIVYTSNAFAILGLRALYFLLSGLLDRFHYLSKGLALILSFIGVKLILQASHELFSSSIPEIPSLVSLAVIVTVLALSVMLSIRHPRPAVGEGSGPGVHAENGVARGSVGECTLAHGSQDARGKPPGR from the coding sequence GTGCTCGATGTGCCGTTTTGGTTGTGGGCTGCGTTCGTCGTCACCGTTGTGGTGTCGCTCGCCGTGGACCTGCTGGCGCACCGAGAGGCGCATGTCATCGGGTTCAAGGAAGCCGCCGCCTGGAGCGGGGTGTGGGTCGGTCTCGCCCTCGCCTTCGGTGCCGTCGTCTTCCTGGTTCTGGGTGCGACATCTGGCGTGGAGTACACAACCGCATGGCTTCTCGAGAAGAGCTTGTCGGTCGATAACCTGTTCGTCTTCGCGCTGATCTTCGCCTACTTCAAGGTGCCGCGTGCATACCAGCACCGTGTGCTGTTCTTCGGTGTCGTGGGCGCGCTGGTGTTCCGGGGCGTCTTCCTGGCTGCCGGAGTGGCCGTGGTCAGTCGGTTCACCGCGGTGCTGTTGGCCTTCGCTGCCGTCCTCTTCTACAGCACCTACAAAATCCTCAAGGAGGAAGAGGAGAGCTTCGATCCGGGCAGGAGCATCGCCGTGCGGCTGCTCCGCAAGGTCATGCCGGTTCGGGACGAGTACGCCGGGATGAAGTTCTTCGTCAGGGAGGCCGGCAAGCGTATCGCCACCCCACTGCTCGCCGTGGTCGCGGCGATCGAGGCGGCCGACCTCGTCTTCGCCGTGGACAGCGTGCCGGCCGTACTCGCGGTGAGCAATGACGCCTTCATCGTCTATACCAGTAACGCGTTCGCGATTCTCGGCCTACGGGCGTTGTACTTCCTGCTGTCCGGACTGCTCGACCGGTTCCACTACCTCAGCAAGGGCCTGGCGCTGATCCTCTCCTTCATCGGTGTGAAGCTGATCCTGCAGGCGTCCCACGAGCTGTTCAGCAGCAGCATTCCTGAGATCCCGTCACTGGTCAGCCTGGCGGTCATCGTCACGGTCCTGGCCCTGTCCGTGATGCTGAGCATCCGGCATCCGCGCCCGGCTGTCGGTGAAGGGTCTGGCCCAGGTGTGCACGCTGAGAACGGAGTTGCTCGGGGCTCGGTGGGGGAGTGTACCCTGGCGCATGGGTCACAAGACGCAAGGGGCAAGCCGCCGGGTCGTTGA
- a CDS encoding fic family toxin-antitoxin system, toxin component has product MIITIDRAWLLDLAHRSIPGDPDVTDFGSLQAATARHADKVMEHYVYADPHHRAAALMHQLIRVPALAHSNELFGAVVAASYLTISGTVVTAGAKEVSLLAGRIARDALDVRTVAEEIKGWSSRPRG; this is encoded by the coding sequence GTGATCATCACGATCGACCGTGCCTGGCTCCTCGACCTCGCGCACCGGAGCATTCCTGGCGACCCGGACGTGACGGACTTCGGCTCACTGCAGGCAGCGACTGCGCGCCATGCAGACAAAGTCATGGAGCACTACGTCTACGCCGACCCGCACCACAGGGCCGCCGCACTCATGCATCAGCTCATCCGCGTGCCCGCTCTGGCGCACAGCAACGAGCTGTTCGGCGCGGTCGTCGCCGCCTCGTACCTGACGATCTCCGGCACCGTGGTGACGGCCGGCGCCAAGGAAGTCTCCCTCCTCGCCGGGCGCATCGCCCGGGACGCTCTCGACGTGCGGACGGTCGCCGAGGAGATCAAGGGCTGGTCCTCCCGGCCGAGAGGCTGA